The Gadus morhua chromosome 10, gadMor3.0, whole genome shotgun sequence genome segment ttttctatttttctaatgtgaaaaaatatataatatcctTATATCCATATTTGGGTAGACTTAACTAAATGCAACACGATTCATTCAAGTAATATCTGTTAAAGTGAATACACACCTTGCTCCGCGGCCAGGAAACAGGGAAACTTGGCCCTAAACATCGCTCACTGAAGGATCATGCGAAGCGATGCGTTGCGTTCGGAAGCCATTTCTCATTCTATCCTAAAGCGACAGCGCCATTATGTGGCGAAATAACAGAATTCagcagtattaaaaaaaattatataattcTGTTAGAAAGACTTCTATTCTTGGTTTAAGTTCTAAACAGATCTGCTCACCAAGCAATGCTATACATATAAAGCAGTAAATTTGAAATGTATAAATGCATTTAATCTGAATTGTTTTGAAGGATGTTTATTTCCAGGTTATTGAAATGGTAGACATTATTTAACTTGAAAAGACATTAAAATACTTTTCTACATGCAAAAATCCATTTCTGCCATCGTTAGGAATTATAATTTTGATTAGTGTTTTTCTTCCACACCCGCATACAGATAGCAGACAACGTTTGGAAGAGAAAGCCTTGTCTCATCAAATAGATGCTAAATTAATCACTTGTAATGTCTTACTATAGCTGCAACCAAACCCATTCCAGAAACTTTATTTGGTTTAAAAGGTGTAGTGATTGTGTTTGCAGGATTAACCCAACCATTCCTCTGGTGTAAAGTGCATTCTCACTCTAAATAACCATTCAGATCCGGAGGCAATCACCAAGCCATGCACCACTCAGGCTTCAGATGGAAGAAATCACGCAGAGCATTACAGTTCTCCTTTCCTTTATTAGTAGAGATTCGTTAACTGTAAATTACAGCGTTAGCTACCGTTATCCCAGCGCACGAGTGTACTTTATTAGCATTGGCACAAACAATACACTTTAATAAGTTGAATATCCTCTCTCTGTCAAAGTCCCGTGCACAACACGGTCCCCAAtgcatttaaattaaataaactcAAATCAGCAACACATGTTTAAAAAGGCTCACAGAAGATAAACCAAAGTCAACGTAACGAGCGACGCTCCGCCACGGAGCGGAGGTGTTGAGGTGTCGCAGCGTTCTCCTGCCTCGGTGCAAACTTCAGCTAATTAAAAACAGAAAGTCCTCCCTTTGCCTCGTTTAAAAAGTAAATCACCAGCATAGACCGTgtggcgcggggggggggggaggggggggggtaaaacaGATGCAGTTGGAGCGGACGGCAACACAGCACGGCAACAGAAGTTCTGGCCGCGGTGGTTCCTGTTCACAACGCCGATAAAGACCTCGTAAAGGCGTCAGAACGCGGTTTGTCGAGTTTCAGATCGACAAAAAGATTCTGAACTGAGATGAAcgggttttaaaaaaaaaataaagtaaagagaaaggagagaataAGGCCAGCAAGCTCATTTGTACAGTTAGTTACTATTTACAGACTGTAAAATCATTTACCCTGAAATGATATGGGTTGTCTCCCTCTTGTGGTTTAAAATAGTCAccgaaagaaaaatatatatattataataataataatcacaacaTGCTTTAAATGACTCCCAGTCCTAAAAGAACCATGCCCATCGCAAAACCAGTCCTGAACAGACACCGAgacaatattttaatatttaatttggAACTACCTCTGATCCTGGGGAATGGAGACATTGGTCAGAGTCGGGGCCAATCCCACACAGCCCATCAACACCTTCTCTAGGCTGGCACGGTGCTGCTACAGAGACCGACTCCTGGAGCCCTGACCAGACAGTCCCAAGACGACCCCCGATGTTACAACAGCGTTACTGCTCTGCTCAATGCATCCTCGTACCTGAACGCCTCACTACCAGACCACAGAACGCCTCACTACCGGACCACAGACCACCTCACTACCGGACCACAGACCACCTCACTACCGGACCACAGACCACCTCACTACCGGACCACAGACCACCTTACTACCGGACCACAGACCACCTCACTACCGGACCACAGACCGCCTCACTACCGGACCACAGAACGCCTCACTACCGGACCGTGTACCCCCAGGTCAGACCACAGAATGCCTCACTACCGGACCGTGTTCCTCCAGATCGGACCACAGGCTACGCAGACGCCCTCCGTCGAGGACATGACCCCGTCTGATGTCTCACGACGACACACTGGCAGTTTGAGCACACTTTGGGGCCGCAGGGAGAACGACGGATGGTCCATCAGCCAGCCGGCGCCGTTTGAGGCGTGTTCACGACGGTACGGCCtacaggggtcagaggtcagtcaGCGAGGGCGTCGCGTCgggtgagagagaggcggagccGAGAGGCTGAGACGACAAcaagtaaacaaataaatagattaaataaaaGGCTTCACATGTCCTCATGGTATACGGTGATGCGATTAGCAGACGACTCAGCTTAGCGTCAACACAAGTTAAGAGTGCGCTACACATTAACGTTTTGGTAAATGCAAGTAGAGTAAGAAAGTAGCAGTGTTACAGTTATCCGAACCGAGGAGGGACGGTGGCGCGGTAGGATGCTGAATACCCCCGAACTAACATGTGTTAGACGGACTCCATCaggtacaagtgtgtgtgtggggggggggggggtgagctcagggaagacatggagagagagagtgtgggggggggggggagctaagCACAACCTTGTCCTACTTAAGTTCGAGCGTGCCGCTATCCCTATCCTAATGTGCTCACGGCTCCGTGCGAGTGACGTCAGGATTAAGCCTGCAGACACCTCGAGCCCGACCGCCGGACCACGACAGGAGCTGGGCTGtggggggccaggggccggGGGCCGACACGAAGCGAACCACAAGGTCTGAATGAACACCACGGCCATTATTAGAGGTCTgattaaacaaaacacacaacatttaGTCAGGGAGACGATGAGCGGCCTGACGTAAGCAGCCGTGGAAGGAGCGGGTGAGTTTATGGGATGTTAGCTATGCCCCAGCCCAACCCTTGATCCacatctgacctttgaccctagaCCTttcccctacccccacccccgacGAGTTTTGTAATCTTGGGAAGACGCGTGTTCTGCACGTCCGTGTCCGCGTGGACGTTGGGTagcggcggagggagggagggagggagggagggagggggggagggggggagggagggggggttccgTCGTTAATAAAACGCGTTTCCGACATCAGAACTTAAATGCATTCTTTTGACCccctgcgagtgtgtgtgggaggtgggtgcgtgtgggagtgtgttggcgtgtgtgtgtgggtggtgttggggggggggggggcccgtgAGGCGgtactgtgggggggggctgagtgccGCGTCGGTCCAATCAGGGCGTCTCGGCGCTAGCGGCCACGACCTTCTTCTTGGTCGTCTTCTTCACCACCTTGGTCtgagtctgggggggggggggggggggggagagggcaggTGTTGGTCGACCGTTACACTCGCATTTCATCAGGTCGTTCTCAACAACTGGAAATATGCTACAAATTTGGGATGACATTATCCCTATAAATAATTCACCAAATCGcccactgtgggggggggggggggggggcctttgcTTGCAGACAAACAGATTATTATTTGGGGCAGCAAacattattactactacttATTATTCTGTTGACAGTACAAAACAAATCCACGCATCgttggcgccctctggtggccgtGGCCGTTACTGTGCATGGATCAGGTTCCTctaaagcggggggggggggggggggggagagatcaCAGATCACAGATACAGATGTGTAACGCCGGCCACCCAACCCCCTCCGCCATCACACCTCTGGTTAGCGATCTGAGGACTGATCCTCTATTGGGATGGATAACGTGTTGTttgaccccggggggggggggggggctcctacCTCCGTCTTGCTGGCGGCGGGCTTCTTGACGACcttggcggcggtggtggcggcggcggcgcgcttGGGGGGCTTCTCCGTGGGGTCCTCGTCCGACTGCTCCGTCCGCGTGTCCGACTGGTCTGAGCCGTGCTGCGAGCAGGCGTCGTCGGGGACGACCATGGACAGGGAGCGGGCTGGGGGgacacggagggggggggggggggggcacgttaCGAGCACGTTACCCCCCCTGGGTAACGTGCTCGTGACTTCAGTCGATTCTGCTGCATGGCCGGTACCCGAGGCCTCTTTATGTGGTTTATAAATTAACGCCTTGAAAGCCGCTAAAATAactattgttttgtatgttattttcCACTTTTCGATTTTTCACAAAGAAgctagactgggtaccccccgCCCGTTCTGCCGACGACTTGAGTTCGCCCCGCAGAAGGGTCCGGAGAAGAGCAATACTATTTCTGCTTCAGATAcgtttgcgggagccaatcataaagctggcttttccccctggcgcgctattggctggtttaacacaatgacgacagggaagcgacggcaagcagccaatagCGTGCCGAGtcgtttgaactaggcccgttgatcacgcctcttgtgctgaagaaaatgacagcagcctccccagaccaacgggCAATCTACGATGGAGCTTGGTGTGGCTTCAGCCAGGCTGCAAAAAAGCATGATGATGTTCAAACCCCTCCCTGACCCCACGCATAATTCAAACAAACTTTAATAAATAATCCAAAAATTTTGAAAAACAACTTTGTATTATTGATGATTGTGACAATACATATCAATCGATAGCTTCTCTCAGTACTCGTATTAATCTGCTACATTAACACATCAGACCGCACCTTTGACAGGATCCTGACGGgtccctactctctctctgtattcagAACGCAGCGTGTGCGACCCACACAGAGAGGAGCGTCGGACACAAAGAGGCCTCTCCTCCCACTGGAGTCACATGCtcggtccctctccctccctccccctctctccccccccccccccccccccccctatcctgAGCCAGCGTTTCATCTCTGGCGTTCTGCAGCAGCTCTCAATCACATGACCGCTGCCGGGCTGCCCGACCACAGCCCCGCTCGCCGCCCGACCCGTCCTACTGGCACCCCGtcctaaagcccccccccccccccccccccctcgctggtTCTGATGTAAACCCCCAGCTCTGGTGAGCGAGTCCTGGCCGGGCTCTCTGGGGGCTCCACACATTACTCATGTGGTGCCGAGCCCCTGTTTAATCCgttccaccctcccccccccccccccccgtctgtttgtgtgtgcctgttcaCTCTGCAcgtctgtgtgggtgcgtgcgtgtgtgtgtgcgtgctcagtctgcatgcgtgtgctcATTTGCGCATGTTTGTGATTCTGCTAactctgcgtgtgcgtttgttaaCTACGTATTATCACTCTAAACgtgcgcgcttgtgtgtctgtctgtctttgtctgtctgtgtgtgtgtgtgtgctcactctTTGTTCGTGTGAGTGTTCTAActctgcatgtgcgtgtgtgtttgttaactgAGTTCTTAcgctgcctgtgtgtttgttcactgtgtgtgatcactgtgtgtgtttgttcactgtgtgtgatcactgcgtgtgtgtgtgcgtgtttgtgcgttcactctgtgtgtgtgtgtgcccgtttgtgcgttcactctgtgtgtgcgtgtgtgtttgtgcgttcactctgtgtgtgcgtgcgtgcgtgtttgtgcgttccatctgtgtgtgtgtgtgccactcaCTCTCCCGCCGGGTGCTGGCGGTGCGGGTGCGTGGCAGCGTGCTGGCCCCTGAACCCCCGTCCTCCAGGGGGTCCCGTCGGGGGCGGGCCTCCGTGGATCGCAGCCCCAGGTCGTCGTCCGCGTTGATCATGGTCAGGTCCTGCATGCTGAAGCTCCGCAGCTTGTCAGAGAGAACCCCCTGGCCCTGAACACACCCAGAGACCCCCCAGTCAGAGACCCCCCTGGCCCTGAACACACCCAGAGACCCCCCAGTCAGAGAGACCCCCCTGAACACACCCAGAGACCCCCCAGTCAGAGAGAACCCCCTGGCCCTGAACACACCCAGAGACCCCCCAGTCAGAGAGACCCCCCTGGTCCTGAACACACCCAGAGACCCCCCAGTCAGAGAGACCCCCCTGGCCCTGAACACACCCAGAGACCCCCCAGTCAGAGAGACCCCCCTGGCCCTGAACACACCCAGAGACCCCCCAGTCAGAGACCCCCCTGGCCCTGAACACACCCAGAGACCCCCCAGTCAGAGACCCCCCTGGCCCTGAACACACCCAGAGACCCCCCAGTCAGAGACCCCCCAGTCAGAGAGACCCCCCTGGCCCTGAACACACCCAGAGACCCCCCCAGTCAGAGACCCCCCTGAACACACCCAGAGACCCCCCAGACAGAGAACACGCCAGTCAACGACTTACTGAATTAGGGCCGATGCTGCATAAACTAACATTTAGGAACAAGATAACCGCAAGATTAACGTCACCATCGTCTGACTAACGTGGTAACATCCCCCTGCGTAGTATCTTATACTTTCAGGCAGCAGGTGATTTTCTGAATCTGGATGTGGCCAGTGCCACTCTATACATACACCGTGGACACATCTCTAACTGCCCCAGCCCAAACGCGGTTTTCCTTTGCAAAACGGACCTCACTAACAAAACCGCACTATGATAAAAGGTCATCGAGGGCAACCAATTTAAAGAGTGAAAGCTCATGACACCTAGTCTCGATTAACAGTCGTCAGGGTTTGAGTTCACAACCGTGGGAGCACGGCTTGTACACTGAGGTTGGGATGCTTGGCAGACGGCTCTAAACCTCCGAGTGCAGCAGGTGTGATGGGATGTGAAACCGCCCAATGGATGTCCTGCAGGATCGCTTAGCTCCGCTAATGGGCTCCTGCCCGGCACGACAATCTGATCAGCGTCGGGACTTCTGCATCTTACTTTGTTCCTTAAAAAGACGCTGTGGGCGTTTGCTCGCTGTCGAGAGAACTAGCGGAATAGCGTTGCAGGATAAAACGTCAACGCCAACAAAAATggacactccctccctcccctgtcgAGATGAAAGCACAAATCTGATTTACAGGGGGGATGTTTTCCCTTAACGGTTAAGGGAAGTGCTGCCCTGAAGGGCCAGCATTGAGCCGAGAGTGGTCGAACATCTCAGCTCCAGCAGAGGCCGACGCAGTCTACTGGAAAAACATCCTCACATCGCACTCCACTCACTAAGAGCTGACGAATCGCTGAGCCATTTCTACCTCATCACACTCAAACCAGAGCCCTCCAATCCTCTCTACAGCTTCATCAAGGAGCTCCCGAGACCCCCGGTACGGCTGAGGAGTGTGCGTCTCAGGTGGGCGGTGAGTGCAGCTTACCTTGGTTGCCGCAGTGACGGCTGCGGTCGCCGCGATGTTGAGCCCCCTCTTGCCGAAGCGCATCATGGTCTCGTAGCTCTTGTCTTTGGCCTGGGTGATGTACTCGTCTATCTCCtgccagggggagagagagagagagagagagagggtcagagagacagacagacagagtcagagagcgagacagacagacagacagacagacagacagacagacagacagacagacagacagacagacagacagacaagaaaataaacagacagagaggagacttTATTCAAGGCATTATCTAAGCCCCAGAATGGGTTGAGTTATTGAGCTTAGACTGGTGCATTAATAACAATGAGGTAGAAGTGGGTACCTTCTCCTTGTTGGACAGGGTGGGGTGGACGAACTTGCGGTAGAGGACACTGGAGCCTTTGGTGTAGGGGGACAGGAGCCAGATGACAAAGGCAATCTTCAGCTCAAAATAAAACGGGAACCTAGGGACCAGAAGGCCGACAGGATAGGgtcagaggagggaggagacaccgGTAAGAACACTAGGGGAACTAGATCAGAACCACTTTGTGTAATGGATAGAACACTAGGAGAAGTAGACCAGACAGGAATGAGAACAGAAAACAATAAATATCACTTAAAAGGTTCCATTGATGTTTTCCCGAAAGCGTTATTTTTCTATAGAATAGGATATGTTTAGGATATGGAttgcataataatttaaatggcAATTTTGGCCTACGGAATTATCTTATCGTGAAAGGTtgcaattaataaataaaaatgtattataatcacataaactaaaaaaaaagtggttaAATATATTGCAGCTCCACAGATTATTCATTGCATTGTTAATATTTTGATCAAAAACTAAATTGCAAAAAGTAAACCCTAATCCTGATATTGGGCAAAGTAATCACAATAAATGCTTGATAAACATCAAACCCAGATCAGCCCTACGGACTCACCAGGACAGCACCAGGTCAGTCACTGTCTCCGCCGTCGAGAAGAGCGCAAACACTATCCAGTACATCATCCActtcacctgcacacacacacacacacacacacacacacacacacacacacacacacacacacacacacacacacacacacacacacacacacacacacacacacacacacacacacacacacacacacacacacacacacaaaatctggAATCAGGTCAGGCCCCCAGTAGACCAGGCTGGGGCCCGTGTGGGCCGtcacgtgggggggggggggcttcatgtGTGCATACTGGGCCACGTCCAGCCATACGCACACCCTATGTGGTGGAGCACTCTGATTGCATCATCGTGCATGACTGAGCTCTCTGAGACAATGGGAGTGGAGGGACTGGGGGCCTTCGATACAACGTTTATCAAATCAGTTCCACGGCTAAAAGGCGCCGTTACAGAGATGCGAGGCGTGGGCCGGCCTTACATCGTAGATATTGTAGCGTAGAAATGCTTTTGGCTGCAGATAGGTCTGCTATCTCCTGGTGGATAAAGGGAGGGAAACGCGCCCCGGGCATGAAGATGAATCATTTAACCGGCGCGGCTGAATCACTTAACCCTTTCTGCGAGACAAACCGGGAGAAGGCCGACAAACCGCCGCTCTAAAAATGGCATCCGCCCCTCACTCTTATTCGCCCCTTCACGCGGCCGCCTGCCAGCGCAGCCATTGAGAGGAGGTTGCTATGGTAACCCTCCAGGAGGAGGCTGTGGTCCcgggaggggggctgggctgtgggccagggccagggcagGACGCCATAGCCTCTCCTGCCGGTCCCTACTTTACATCCGAAATAAAGGAAGTGCAAGGCGACTTTGCATTCTGCTAGAGTTCTCCGGGCCGTCCGAGAGCTGTTCCTGCGTGCTAGTATCGGTTTCCTTGACCCACACGGGTACAGATGGACCATGCAGGCTGGATGGGGAGCCAAACCAGACAAATACATCCAGACAGCGCCCCCACTGGTGAACCACTCGTTACTGCAAGGCCCGACTCAAGTTCCCATAAAGAGGAAAGTTAACCCTGAATCAGTTGAAGCCTGTTATGTTTGGGTCTCACCAagtattatgtttttttaagttATTGTAGAAACGATTCTCCAAATGGTAGTTTGACTGGCTGAGCTCCCTAAATCGATCAAGTGTAACGTGGGTTTTGACCAATCCCCTTGCCCCAATGTCCCAATGCATTATCATCATTCTTATTATCTTTCCCTCACATTGCATTTTTTCTTCTTCGAGGAGATTCTCCTACAGACACTTGGTTTTCCTACCCTTTAACAACCTTATGATTACAGCAGGACTTGTTtttgaaatgcaaaacaaaacaaacttcAGTGAGGCGTCACAAGCGTCTATCACCCTAAAAGCACCACAACAGAAACAGAAGCGTGCTGCCATCTCCGCTGCTAGAAGGAGGGTGTCCTGTGCGTCTACAGGCCCTCGACATTGAGATTCCCCTTGCCATCCATTCCAGATCTAATCTCATAAGCTCATCTCATTAAGTCACGACACGTTACGGTTCAGGTGGTTTTTGATTCCGCCCCTGAACTTTGCATTACAAATGCTCATCTAGATGCGATTCCAAGCATACAATAATACTTTCCCAACGCATACATATTATGTCACTATTGAATTAAACTTTTAAATGACTTAACAATAGCATGAAAAGGCATGTCATGTACAACATCAGCTCGATGACATTATTAGCAATTACCATAAACAATAACTGCGATACATATCGTACAAAGCAAATCAGTGTCTGACCAGAGGCCGAGTCACAGGCAGCCACCGGGTTTTGTAGTGGTCAACCAGGTGTCATGTTACCACACAGAAGAGGATACTCACATATTCTTTTACATTCTTAGTTTTGACAGCCTTGTAGGAGGAGTAGGCAGGGTAGAGAGTCCCAAAGGCGAggctatggagagagagagacagagacagagagagacagagacagagacagagacagagagaggtcatgtgtTGGGGAGCCTTGGGCTGTTAACATTAACAGTGAACCTGTGAAAAGAGAACTTGGATGGCCCCTGGATGTTAACTCGTGACACCGGACTAGCCTGTTTTCATCCAAgctgtgttttatttgtatgcAGCCTCTGAACTACTCTGCATGCCTGAAGTGAATGTCCCTCTCCAAACGTTCAGTGAGAACTAGGCCTCGATTCTTTCCCCTCTTTCTTCCCCCCAATGGGACGCCACACCCATTACTCCAGCGACCTGCGCCCTGCCAGAGGAAGTGGCGTTATCGAGCTGCTGAGCCCACACCAGCACGGTGTAATCAGTTCAGGAAGGGCCTGCAGTGAGCCAGATAGAACAGGGAAGACACACAGAAGGCCTCCCGAGGTGCGTCACCGTGGGGTGGCGGCACACGCTGATAGCAACGCCGTAGACAGACGGCGTGGGTGGGCGCATGTGGCTGGGCCTTCCTGGAGATTTGTGCAGAGGCGACAGAATGCAGAATAGTGCGATGGCGCGGAAAGATGAGGACACACCGGCCCCTTCACAGGTCCCACGATGACACCATCCGAGGAGGCTGAATAAGTTATGACCCGAATACCATCGTGGCCATGATTCATCACTTCCTCAGCCTACCCCTTGAAGCGACAACGTGGGCCAGTCTCCTCAACGCTCCGGTCGATTCAGCCGGCGTACGTCGAGGCCCGACCACCAGAACCGCGGGTGACTCCTTTGAGCGTGGCCCTGGCCCCCGCAGAGGGCAGAGCGTGTCAGGCCCGCGGGCCCGTACCACCAGACCCGCCATCGCTTTGAGGCTGACTCTCGTGGCGACCCGACTGCTCTCCCAGCCtcgtcctccctcctccccctcctctctccccctcctctctccccctccgacGGCCGGCCCAGACACTGGGCTCCCACAAGTTCACTGGAGGACTCGAGTAGACTCATGTTTGTAGACGCCTTTCAGTCAGAACACAGGAATGTTTACCGTTAAAGAAGGGAGAATTGAGTGTTCTGGATGAGGGAGAGTTACTCTGTGATCAGGTCAAATGAGGAAAATGGGCTTAATGGAAAGCAGCACATCGAGTCACATCGTTAGACTTCCAGACACACATGAACCTTAAGCCTTAACTGATCCAAAAAAACCTTACCGAACACACAGTGTGTTATcgaagtgagtgagtgataagaggtatagatagatagaattaCACAGATTATATCAAGCAACTGTGCCTTTCCAGGGGTGTTAACATATTTTGGAAACACAACGTTTAAACCCATTAGAAATGTCTAAATCGAATCAAAACTAATTGACAGAGCAACATGGTCAATCAGGACCAGGGGGGATGACATCAACGTTGCTCACAGATCACCAAAACAACCCGATCCCTTCGTAGGCAGAGGGAAACATGGCGAAGGATGACTCGAGTCATCTGGCATCACGAGGGGTGCAGGTGGAAGAATCACATCCCAGCCTCCCGAGTTCAACGCAGGTCCAGTAATGAGGCTGAATGGGTCTCTTCCGTGCTTATGTCACAGCCCATACCTGACCAACACGTCTGGTGTTCCAGTATCATATTGAACCACAGCATGGCCCAACCACACGATGCATGCTATGCATCATCTCATATGCGCTCAAACCTATGGTATTTAGATCCCCCACGTACAGACAGATAACCGAGATATATTGGCGATGCATGGCTTGATAAACAAGTGACGTTTGTCCATTTAGATGGCAGTGTAGTTATGTATGTCATCCCCTCACCCGACCAGCAGGCTAGCGCCCCAGCTACCCTAGACAGACATCCACGTTGCTGTACCACAGATCATGAACTATGAATCACTACCATAGCCCTGCACATGCGTGCTGCCCCTCTTCATCCACTCGCTCTGGAACTAAAATCCTTTGAAAAAAGAAACGAAATCCGTGTCATGATGACATACAGCCTAAATAAATGTCAATCTCCACCAAGCATATGCTATGCAGCTGCAGCGACATGCAGCACCAGTCGATGGAGCGCCGCTTGATgtcataacaaacacacacacacacggtccgaGGGTTCATACTTACACTACGATCCTCGAGATGATCCACGACACCATGTTGGAGTTGGAGGTGAGCTTTCCTCTGTGAGAATGGTGCCTAACGAGCTAGGTGGCCCCCATTCCTCCGCGACCGTGTGTTGTGATGCTGAGGAAGCCGGCCTGCACGCCCCTTGAGCGGTGGAAGCTGCTGTGTGGACCGTCAGGTGGGACGCGGACGAGAACTGCTGCAGTACGTCGCAAGCAGGGAGAGGATCATGAATAATAGCGGAACGCCCGTTTATCGCAAAGCAATTTCCGGtcccttgtttcctgtttgttgttaacgGCCGTTTAGTGCCTCACCGGAGTGGGAAGATTAAGGAAACGACAATAATACCGACATGGGGGAAGAATATGTTTTTGTAGGCGATATGTTGGACAAAAGCAGCCGAAAAAGGTTGTAAAACGGATCCCTCTCGTGTCGGAAGACCATCTCCGCTCACGCCGTTAAACCAATGCAACTGAAAGTCCCACCTTCTCTCGCGCCAATAACGCTAATTTGGAGCATCGCGTTCCGTTGTCGTGAGAACGAGGCGACGTTGCCTTAAAGGGCCACATGCATTCATTTAGGACTGGCCTTAATTTAATGTAGTGCCAAATGGTTATGATTATAATTGATTAACTAATTAAGACACTTAATATATAGAGCTTTATGGATCTCCATATCTTTATATATCCAGGTGCATCAACCAAATTTCTCCATATTGtttattatgtataatataattatacatAAAAATGTCCCAATACGTCAATGAATAATATCAAATACCAATTAAATACCCATAATCGATTTCTTAAGGAGTTAGGGTTAACATTACAGCAGTACTGGGCATTTGAGTTGGTGTACCTTATTGTTTACCCATTTCTGTGACCCACTTAAAAGCCCTGCAGGTAAGTCTTGACAATGGTAATTCACAGCAAGTTAAAGGGAGCGGGGAAGTATTTTAAGCGCACAGAAGTTTAAACTCCAAGCAAGATTAGTTTGCAACTCATAAAACATAcgaaacatgttttttttgtaaactttattttgaagaaaaaaaaaatgttcatACTGCTAATATCAATACTCGTATATTGAAATAACATTTAGGGCCAGTAGTTCGGTTAAGCTGAAATCATAATTCTTGAACATTTTCGAGGACGCGGGTCATTCCAACCATGAAACGGGTGATTAAAAACAATCAAGCAACCATAACCCCCTTCCT includes the following:
- the reep2 gene encoding receptor expression-enhancing protein 2, producing MVSWIISRIVVLAFGTLYPAYSSYKAVKTKNVKEYVKWMMYWIVFALFSTAETVTDLVLSWFPFYFELKIAFVIWLLSPYTKGSSVLYRKFVHPTLSNKEKEIDEYITQAKDKSYETMMRFGKRGLNIAATAAVTAATKGQGVLSDKLRSFSMQDLTMINADDDLGLRSTEARPRRDPLEDGGSGASTLPRTRTASTRRETRSLSMVVPDDACSQHGSDQSDTRTEQSDEDPTEKPPKRAAAATTAAKVVKKPAASKTETQTKVVKKTTKKKVVAASAETP